The Mustelus asterias chromosome 18, sMusAst1.hap1.1, whole genome shotgun sequence genome has a window encoding:
- the LOC144506896 gene encoding EEF1A lysine methyltransferase 3-like has protein sequence MATTLSSEYTSNDAANEENYCPSCYITHSNFQFCGYQLKVAQILGSNLGVSAYVWDAGIALCRYFEKRNIIFSGKKVLELGSGTGIVGILATLLGGDVTMTDRPKVLKQIEKNILVNVPAACRHRLQVCTLIWGENHVDFPTDYDFILGSDVVYSSVTYPALAETLRYLARQGTTIYLSSELRKRNGSVSFHEEHLPQYFNCQVVDRLDNKDITIYEMTKIDTSPGDCVPRNDRNQCVAEPDTGIKPAALPSPH, from the exons ATGGCGACAACGCTGTCCTCTGAGTACACCAGCAATGATGCCGCAAATGAGGAGAATTACTGCCCAAGCTGCTATATCACTCACAGCAACTTCCAGTTCTGTGGATATCAGTTGAAGGTCGCACAGATTTTGGGCTCTAACCTGGGCGTATCTGCATATGTCTGGGACGCT GGAATTGCTCTTTGCCGGTATTTTGAGAAGAGAAACATCATCTTTAGCGGGAAGAAAGTGCTTGAACTGGGATCGGGCACTGGAATCGTGGGGATTTTAGCAACACTACTTG GTGGAGACGTAACGATGACAGATAGACCGAAAGTCCTGAAGCAAATCGAAAAGAATATCCTGGTCAACGTCCCCGCTGCTTGCAGACACCGTTTACAAGTCTGTACCTTGATATGGGGTGAAAACCACGTTGACTTTCCTACCGATTATGACTTCATCCTCGGTTCGGATGTTGTATATAGCTCAGTCACCTACCCGGCTCTCGCAGAAACATTGCGCTATCTGGCCAGACAAGGGACTACAATCTACCTCTCTTCAGAATTACGAAAGAGGAACGGATCCGTTTCGTTCCATGAAGAGCATCTGCCTCAATATTTTAACTGTCAGGTTGTTGACAGGTTGGATAACAAAGATATCACCATCTACGAAATGACTAAAATTGATACAAgtcctggggattgtgtcccaaGGAACGATAGAAATCAATGTGTCGCTGAACCCGACACTGGGATTAAACCAGCCGCCCTACCATCGCCTCACTAA